GGCGGTTGGCTCACTGCAGAGTATTCCATGCTTCCTTACAGTACGCTCGACCGCAAACAACGCGACTCCAGCCGCGGCAAGCAGGACGGTCGGGGAGTGGAGATCCAGCGTCTGATCGGCCGCTCGCTCAGGGCGGTGATCGACCTGCAGAAACTTCCCGGGCACACCCTTTGGGTGGATTGCGATGTCCTGCAGGCCGACGGGGGTACACGTACTGCTTCGATCACTGGGGCTTACCTAGCGGCTCGCATGGCAGTGCAGAAGCTCATCGATGACGGCAAGCTCAAGGAGAACCCGTTCAGCGACTCGATCGCGGCCGTTAGCGTCGGCATTTACAAAGGTCAGCCGGTGCTTGATCTTCCCTATATCGAAGACCGTGACGCCAGTGTGGATTTCAATGTCGTCATGACCGGAAAGGGCGAATTCGTGGAATTGCAGGGCACTGGCGAAGAGGCGACTTTTTCCGAACAAGAACTGGTTAAGCTAATCGCTTTGGCGAAAAAAGGCATCAAGGAACTGTCCACTATGCAGACGAATTTCCTAGCCCAGCGTCTTTTAGGCGATTTGAAGCTCTAGAAAGCTGTCCACTATTTGGACACTGAGAATTTTAACCACTTAGTTTCGCTTTTCGTTAGAGGGGGGTTGATTAACCCCTTCGATGCGGTTTTTGTTCAGATCCGCATTTTCCAACAAAGGCTATGAATATTCACGAGTACCAAGCGAAACAGTTATTTGAAGAATATGGAATCCCTTGCCCCAAGGGTTCCGCGACGAGTTCGAGCGAGGAGTTCGAATCATGCATCGATAGCCTCCCCGAAGGCTTGGTGGTCGTTAAGTCCCAGATTCACGCTGGTGGACGCGGTAAGGGGACTTTCACAGACGGTTTCAAGGGAGGCGTTAAGCTCGCCAAGACCAAGGAAGAGGCGATCGAGTATGCCAACAAGATGCTCGGTAACACTCTCGTGACCATCCAAACAGGGGAAGCGGGTCGCAAGGTACAGACCATCTACTTCACCGAAGGGGCTGACATCAAAAAGGAATATTACTTGGCCGTTCTTTTGGACAGAGCCACTTCTCGTCCGGTTGTCGTCGCTTCGACAGAAGGTGGCATGGACATCGAAACAGTAGCGGAAGAAACGCCAGACCGCATCTTCAAGGTCTTCATCGATCCAGCCTACGGCATCGCCGATTTCCAGCTTCGCGAATTGGTAACTAAGCTCGGCCTCAGCAAGCTCGAGTCTAAGAATGCCATGAAGCTGATCCGCAATCTCTACACCATGTTCTGGGAAAAGGATGCGGATATGATCGAGATCAACCCTCTGATCACTACGGCCTCCGAAGACGTGCTCGCCTTGGACGCCAAGGTCAGCTTCGACTCCAACGCTCTTTACCGCCATCCAGAGATTGTAGCTCTTCGTGACTTGAACGAAGAAGACCCGAAGGAAATCGAAGCTTCTAAGTTCCACCTCTCCTATATCGCCCTCGACGGGAACATCGCTTGCTTGGTCAACGGAGCTGGTTTGGCCATGTCTACCATGGACATCATCAAGCACTTCGGCGGAAGCCCAGCCAACTTCTTGGACGTCGGCGGAGGAGCAACCAAAGACCAAGTGGTCGCAGCTTTCAAAATCATCCTCGGCGATCCCAACGTGAAGGGAATCTTCGTTAATATCTTCGGAGGCATCATGGATTGCGACGTTATCGCCAACGGTATCGTAGACGCGGTCAAGGAAGTGGGACTGGAGCTGCCGCTCGTCGTTCGCCTAGAGGGCAACAACGTGGAAGCGGGCAAGAAGACGCTCGATTCTTCCGGCCTCACCATCGTAAGCGGAGACAGCATGGCCGACGCTGCTCAGAAGATCGCTAACCTCGTCGCCTAACTAACGCCGGAACTTTAAAGAATTTAAACGATGTCCATCCTCATTACACCCGAGACTAAGATCATCATCCAAGGCATCACCGGCGAGTTCGGTGCGCGCCATGCCCGCCTCTCTATCGAGTACGGGACTCAAGTCGTTGCCGGCGTCACGCCAGGCAAGGGCGGCAACACCTTCGAGCACGCCGGTGTCGAAGTGCCGATTTTCAACTCCGTCGCTGAAGCTGCGGAAGCTACCGGTGCGACAGTATCCGTTATCTTCGTACCGCCTCCATTCGCTGCGGACGCCATTCTCGAATGTGCGGACGCTGAGCTCGAGCTCGCTGTGGCGATCACCGAAGGCATCCCAGTTCGCGACATGGTTCGCGTGAAGCGTGCTATGGCTGGCAGCAAGACCCGTCTGGTTGGTCCTAACTGTCCGGGACTCGTTTCTCCGGGTGAAGGTGAAGACTCCAAGGGCGGTTGCCGCATCGGTATCTCCCCAGGTTACATCCACAAGAAGGGCCACGTCGGTGTGGTTTCCCGTTCCGGTACTTTGACTTACGAGGCGGTTTACCAGCTCACAGTCAAAGACATCGGCCAATCCACTTGCGTGGGTATTGGTGGCGACCCGGTCAATGGCACTTCGCACCTCGACGTGATCAAGCTCTTCAACGAAGATCCTGATACGCACGGTATCATCCTGATCGGCGAAATCGGCGGAAATGCTGAAGTCGAAGCGGCTCGTTGGATCAAGGAAAACTGCGATAAGCCAGTTGCCGGATTCATCGCTGGTGCGACTGCTCCTCCAGGCCGCCGCATGGGTCACGCTGGCGCGATCGTCGGTGGCGCCGAAGATACCGCCGCTGCGAAGATCAAGGTCTTCGAAGAGTGCGGAATCGAAGTCGCTGCGACTCCTTCTGACATGGCAGACGCGTTGCTTCGCTCGGCCAAGGCAAAGGGCGTAACGCTCAGCTAAGATTCGGATTCGAAACCGAATAGACTTTTCAAAAGGACGTCCGCGAGGGCGTCCTTTTTTTAGGTAGGAGCGACCTTGGTCGCGAAAGTCCCATAAGGTGAGGGGACCCCAACGCTACCCGTTCCGTCTATCGAGTGCCCCTTCACTGCGAGTTTGAAGTCGACGCCCTGATCCAAACGTTCATTAAACTAGATAAAATCCGAACCGATCGAGATCTAGAGCGTGGTAGCAGAGAAAAACATAATCTTCTTCGATGGCGTCTGTGGCTTTTGCGACAAGACGGTCAATCTGCTGCTCAAATTGGACGACCGGCAGGCTCTCTATTTTTCACCGATCCAAGGAGAGGCGGCTAAGGAAATTCTGCCACCCGAGCGTCGAGAAAATGTGGATACGATATCCTACTACAATGGAGATCGGCTATTTTATCGCACCGATGCCTTGCTGGAAGTCGGCAAGACTTTGGGAGGAATCTGGTGGCTCTTTTATCCGCTCAAGGTGATCCCTGCTGAATGGCGCGACGTGGCCTACGATTGGTTCGCCAAGCGACGCTATCGCTTTTTTGGCAAGATGGATTCCTGCCGGATGCCCACGCCCGAGGAACGGGCGCGGTTTCTAGATTGATCGAAGTCGCTTATCCGGTGGTGCGAAGCCCGGCGGCGATGGCGTTGATGCTTTGCAGCACGCAGCGAAGATCCGCCTCTGATCCAGACTTTCTCCAGCTTGCCAGTAGTTCTATTTGCTGAGCGTGCAAGAGGTCTAGCCACTTGTCGCGAGCGTGAAGGGTGGTGAAGAAGCGCGGACGTCGTTTTTCCAGTGGTCCGTTCATCAGCTCGTGCAATACTTCGCGAGTCGCAGCTCGCTCGTCGGTGATAAGTTTGAAGAACTTATCACGTATCGACTCGTCCGATACGAGATCCGCGTAAGACTTCATCATCAGGGTGTCGGCGCTCTCGACGCTGTTCTCGACGTTGTAGAGAACATAGCGAAGGAATGGCCAGGTCTTGACGCTCTTCTTGAGAGCTTCGAAGAGGTCAGGCTTTTCGCTTTTGAGAGCGGCCAGCGAAGAGCCTACTCCGTACCAGCCCGGCATGTAGAATCGTGACTGATTCCAGCTGAAAACCCAAGGGATCGCTCGAAGGTCTTTGAGGCTAGGCTTGCCGCTGCGGCGGGAAGGGCGGGACCCTATTCTGCTTTGCTCCAAAGCGTCGATCGGTGTGGCTTGGCGATAGAAGGTAAGAAAGTCCTCTTCGTGAAGAAGGCTCCGGTATTTCTCGGCGCTGTATTCTGAAAGGAATGACATGGCCTCTGTGAGCTCCTCGGTAGGCGTGTTTTGGCTTTCGGAGAGTTGAGGTCCCACCGAGCCCGCGACCAATAGCTCCAAGCTGCGAGCAGCGGTCAGGAAGTTGCCGTACTTTTGGGCGATGACTTCCCCTTGTTCCGTAACGCGTGTACCAGGTGTTAATGAACCTTCCGGCAAGGCTTCCAGGAAGCGGTGCGTCGGGCCGGCTCCACGGCTAACGGTACCACCGCGTCCGTGGAAGAAGCGAATGGATACACCGTGTTTTTTACCGAGTGCGATGAGTTTGGACTGGGCGTTGAAAAGTCCCCATTGAGAAGCGATGATACCGGAGTCCTTGTTGCTGTCACTGTAGCCGAGCATCGCTTCTTGCGTGAGCGGCGCGGAAGGGTCGAGAACAGGTTCGCCATAGTGGGCGAATCCCTCGTCTAGATCACGGTTTTGCCAAGGGAGGCTGGCTTTGGTGACCGGATGGGATAGGAAAGCGTCCATGATGCCCTCGCTATTTTGCAGGTCGTCCAAGGTCTCGAAAAGAGGCGAGATGGGGATCAAGCAAATCATACCCTTATCTGTCATACGAGTAAGGCCCGCCTCACGACAGAGTGCGTACATGACCAGCAAGTCGGAAAGCGAGCGCGTCATGCTGATCACGAACTGGCCTACTGCGGCGCGGCCGTAGTCGCGTACTTGATTGGCCACTACCATAAGGCTTCCCACAGCCTCTCTCGCTTCCAGCTCCAGCTGGCCATGATCTTGTGCGAATGGTCGCGCTCTAGTGAGTTCTTCGGAGAGGAAAGCGACCCGTTTTTCTTCGCTCCATTCTGAAAAGTTTTCTGCATCGGGAATGCCTGCCGCTTGCATAAGTTGAGACATGGCCCGGTCGTGGTAGCCGCTATTTTGGCGCACGTCGAGCGAGGCCATATGGAAACCGAATGTATCCAGAAAACGAATTATCGGTACGACATAGGTTTTCGCCAAGCGGGCTGCGTTTGCTTCTTCCAGCGACTTCTTCAGAAGATGCAGATCCGCGATCACCCCACTCGGTTGCCGATATCCTTTGTTTCCTTTCTTGGAACGTGGAAGGTTTTCTCGAATCACCTCGGCAAAGCGTTTCCAAGGTTCTTCAATAGCAGTCGCATCCTTGCAGGAAGGATCTAGCTCGATGATGCGTTCCAGGAGGTACGCTGGTGGAGATTGAAACAACTTCGAAAGCGCCATCTCCTTGCTCAGCTGCTTGAGCTTGCGGCGGAGAGTGTCGAGGGCCGCTCCCCGAAGTTGGGCAAAGGTTTCCTCGGTTACTTGTGCAGTGACGAACGGGTGGCCATCGCGGTCACCGCCGACCCAGCTGCCGAGACGGATTCTGGGATATGCCGACACGTCGGATTCGTCCCATTCGATTTCTGCGCGTGCCATAGCGGCCCGGAAACGGGCGTCGGAGATTTCGATGGCTACGGGGAATTTTTCTCGGAGGTAGTTAAGAACATTGTCCCGCTCCGAGGCGACGTCGGGTTTTTCGACCAGGATTTCTCCGCTTCGCCAAATGATCTCGATGATCGCTTTAATGCGCTCGCGGAATTCGCCACGCTCGATCGGCGTGTACATCTGGTTTTCCAGTTCGACGAGCAATTGGTAGAGCTTTCGGTGCTGAGCCAATACAGAAGGACGCTTCGCCTCGGTTGGGTGTCCGGTGAGAACTGGGTGCACGCTCGAGCGTTTAATCGTCTCCAGCAAGTCGCCCTTGGACGGGGTGGTTTCTTGAATTCGCTTTAGCCAGTAACCCCATGAGCCGGTATCAGATGACACTTGCTGAGAGGTCTCAAGTCGGCGTCCCCCTTGGTTGGCCACGTTTTCTTCCACTAGGTTCATGATCTGGAAGGCGATGGAGAGGACTTGGGCGCTCTTTTCGGGGGGCACATTTCCCGCCTCGGAGTTGTCGCGCTTGAGAAGGGGAGCGAGTTCAGGCTCCCCTATCTCTTCGAGGACCTCGCTTGTGCAGGCTAGGAGGAAGTCTATGTCTTGGTCTATTTTTTCCAGACCGGTGGTAATGTGTTGTTCGAAAAATGGCATAACTAGGTGTGTGGAATAGCATTTCTTATAGAGTGCATTAGGAGCAAGCGAAACTGACCGCTAATGCAAGGGCTGTGCTAGATTTGGGCCAGACTTTGGGTGAAGGAAAAGTCTGACCGTTCGCCGCTTTTTGCAAACTTCTGGCAGCGGTGTCTTGTAAAAGTTTCTGGTGGATTTTTGAAGCGGGCGTTAGCTGGGATCGGCTCTGTTGGAATCCCTCTACTTGTTTGGTTTTCTGAATACGTAGAGGTAGCTTTGCCAATTTTCGCCGGCTGCCGGGTAGTCCCAAAGGGCGACTAGCTGCAAGCTCAAGCCTTGCTCCATAAAGGTTAGCAGCTTGGGTAGCGGGATACCGTTCATTTCGAAGTATGCTTTTCCGGAGCCCGTTGCCTGCTGAAGACGTTTCAGGAAATAGCCGAAACGTTTTCGGAAGTAGCTGGGGCCGGTGTAATGGCTGGGAAGCTGGAAGGCGAAGGTTCCGCCCGGTTTGAGGGCTCGAGCGATCTCCGCGAAGTAGCGTTTGCTGTAGCGGGGAGCTATGTGCTGGAAGACGATGTCGGAATAGACAAAGTCGAGGCTGTTCGCTTCAAGGAAAGACAGGCTATCGTTTGTATTCAGGAAAAACTTGCAGCTCTTTCCGCGACCCAAGTTGTTCTCCGCTTCGGCGATCATGGACTTGGAAATATCGACTCCGATTGCGGTATCGAATCGTCGCGAAAGGGGGAAGGTCAGTCGTCCAACTCCGCAACCAAAGTCCAAGGCTTGGGCACCGCTTAGTGAAATGCCGAAGTGGGCGAGGCGTTGTTCGAGCGATACGATTTCGTCCTCACCCGATTGGTAGAATTCTTCCGGGTCCCAGAGTCCGCCTTTTTTCGAATTGTCGGAGAGGACGGTCCATAAGGGGTCCTCTGCGGCCAGCGATTCGAAATTTTTCTGAAGACGGGAAAGATTCAAGACTGCGGTCGGTGGGTTGTTTTGTGGAGGCTTCGGCTTGAAACCAGTGCTTAACTGCTTCTCTGGCGGACGGCTTCGAACAAGGTTATCAAGGTAGCCATGGCCACGTTTAGCGAGTCCGCTTGGCCGGCCATAGGGATGAGAACTTTTTGGTCGCACGCCTCGAGCCAACGTTCCGATAGGCCAAACTGTTCACTACCCATCACGATGGCGAGCGGACCCTTTAAGTCGGTGTCGGTGTAGACTTGGTCTGTATGCGGAGTTGTGGCGGCGGTGCGTATCCCATTTTTCCTTACCCATTCGATAACGTCCTCAGTCGAAGCCGAAACGGTTGGCATGGAGAAGAGCACTCCGGTGGAGGAGCGAACGGCATTGGGGTTGAAGAGATCGGTTACCGAGTCGCAGCAGATCACGGCATCTACGCCGGCGGCGTCTGCGGAGCGGAGAATGGTTCCCAGGTTGCCTGGCTTCTCGATAGATTCGACGATCAGTAAGAAGGGGGGCTCGGACAGCTTGATTTGGTCGAGGGTGTAGCTCCACTGCTTGATGACTGCCAGCAATCCTTCCGGCCGATCGCGATAAGCGACCTTTTCGAAGGCGTGTTTGGAAAGTTCGAAAAGGGCGGCTCCGTTGGCTTGGGCCTGACCGAGGAGGGCGTCCTCGTTTTCGCCGAGGAAGCAGTCTGGGCAAAAGTATACTTCGAGCGGGAAGACGTCTTTTTCCATAGCCCGAGATATGGCTCGGTAGCCTTCGGCTATGAAAATCCCCTGTTGGTTGCGCGCTCGGCGGTCTCGCAATTTGACCAAGTTTTTCACGCGAGGGTTTTGTAGGCTAGTAATGAGTTCGGCCTCGATCATCGGGGGTGGCTGTAGCTGTAGAGGCGTCGAGACTCAAATAAAATGTCGGTTGTTACCAGCTCGCTTGAGCGCTTTTGCTCAAGAATTTGCGTTTTTGTACGTATTAGCCTGATTATTATGGTCTTACTCGTCTCTCGATACCAAGGGCCAACTCTAACAAGTTAACTCTATCCCCACACAGTCATGTCCATGGTCCCCATTCTCTTCCTAGTAGTCGCAGTCATCGTGGTCGTCTATTTCTTGCTCAACCGAAAGACCGAGGAGGAATTGAAGGAGGGCATCGTAAAGGACATCCTGCGTAAGGACGCCTTGTCTATCGATTTCGGAGAGGGACAGCCAGTCGTGGTAAAGCTTCAGGGGATCATACCCGCCGTCGATGGTGAAATGCTGGATGAAAAGATCTTTGCCTTTCTAGAACAAAGCCTTCGTGGTCAGAAGGTTATGGTTAAGCCTGTCGTGGTCGAGTCAGGTTCGGTCATGAGTGCCGAGGTCCGTACGCCCGCTAATGAATACGTCAATTCGGCACTGGTTCGGCAAGGATTTGCAAGGTGGCAGGTATCGGAAGCATCGGGGGATACGGAGATCGCGGAAGCCCAGGCTCTGGCGCAGAAAGAGCAATTGGGCGTTTGGAATCCGGCGATAATGCAGTTGCTAGAGGACCGTCGCAAGGCTGGAGACAACTCCGATATGACTGATGACGATGTGGCCAACATGCAAGTGAACCCCGACGATCTACAAACCAAGGGTTAATTGACCTGCTGGTACCCTACGTAACTGCAAGCCTCATCAGAGGGTCCCTCAGGCAGATCAATTTTCTCGGAAGAGCGCTTCAGCGGCTTGAGCCAGAAAAAGGTAGTCGGTAGTGCCTCCGCCCAGAACGTATTCAGTCTGCTGCCAGAGGAAAGGCCAAGTGAGGAGCTCGGGATAATCTGGGCGTATCAAAGCGGTTCCGGAAGCACTTCCTCCGGGTATGAAAGACCAGTCCGCTCGATTCAGCCCATAAGCGACGGTCAAGGAATCTGAACCAACTCCCGAAACGAAAGAGGCTGTGTTGGAACCCGGATGGCAGCCCAGTACGAAGTTGAGAGCGTTCAGGGCTAGGTCTTTTGAAAAGAGATCAGGGTACGCTTTATGCAGGAAGTATTGCTGGGCACCGAAACTTTGAATGCCCCATCCGGCTCCCCATATGCCCGGTTCGTAGGGAACACCGTACGGTGTTTTGGCCTCCGCGGCTACAATCTCTTTGGCGTAACTTTCCGCTGCTGCTCTAATGGTCGCGTGGAAGCTTGAGTCGCCAATTTCACTCAACACCCGGGTTACTTGCCATCCGAGCGAAGCGAAATCTTCAGCAATGGCGTCGGCATGGTCCGCGATAAAGTTGAGGTATCGGTCTTTCCCCGTTGTTAGGGCAAGCTCGATGGCGAGTGGTACTCTCTCGACCTCGGAATCGGTTTCGATCTCGCTCCAGAGGGTTTCCGAGTAGGCAAGGCATTCGGCCGAGAGCTTGGGATTGAAGTCTCCTAGGGTTCTTGCAGCGGCAGCCAGACCAGCTGCTCCTATGAGCTCGTGTCTCGCAGATCTCCGTGTTGTGAATACCCAGCGGTCATCGGGAGAACCAGTGATCCCGAGACCAATTTCGGGAGTCTGCGGGTCGCTTTCATCCCCTTCGAAAGCGAGGTTGTCTGTCATATTGGCTGTGTCGCCGAGCATGACATATTGACGGATCGTGGGGTTGATTATTCCGCGGTAAAGGACGCCGAGTTCGCGGTATCCTGCTGCGACCGTAAGCGCTCCGTGCTCTATTTGCTGTAGGATGTCTGGCTTGCCGTCGGGCTTATGGACTTCGACTGTGAGGGTCTTTTGGTCGATTGTTGAATTGTCATACTGGCTACCGAAGGCGTCGTAGGCTTGGGCGAGTCCGAGTATTGTGCCGGCTTGAGATTCTATGCGCAGATCGTCATCGCCCGCATCGTGCCAGCCTCCTCTGTTTAATCCAGGAATCGATTCACCAGGCTGGTAGGTTGTCCGGGTATCGGAGCCTTGGATATAGCCGTCGAAATGGTTATGGTCGAGCGGAGCGAGTCGGGCGTCGTCTAAATGACAAGCACCGTGCCACACTCGATAGCGATCATTCACCCGCATGTGACACATCTGAGCAGGCATGAAATACTCTAGTGTCGGCTGCCAAACGTGGCGTTCGAAGATCGTATCCGAAATCTGGAACGGATTGCTGCGTTTTTCTCCGTAGGTAACGAGGTAGGTACCCGGCTCGCTGACTTGCGAAAAGTCTAGGCGGAGATAGTCGTATCTGAGAAACTGTCCCCATTCTTCTACCGATGTTTTGGAGGAGAGCTCGAGCGAGCCGTCGGGAAGGACCTGGTGAAGCTCAGGTGTTTCTCTTTGTGAATCGTTGCGGTCGAGTTCGATGACGGCGAATTTCGTTTGTTCCGGGTGGTAGCCGATCTGAGAAACTTGTATTGCTGGATCAGCGATCCAATTTTCAATTACGTTGGGACTGAGTTCCCATTCGAGAGCTTTTTCTTGGGCTCCTTTTTCCAGTTCGGCTCGAACAATGAACCAGCCGTTGTCGTGAAGTCCTCGTCCGTCTACCAGTTCCAGCTCGCCACCCAATCGTCGGCTGATGAGCAAGCGTTGCTTGTCCGACTCTGGCGCGACGACGAGATTTTCTCCGCTAGCCAATGCTTCTATCTGATACTCTCCGGCCGAGTCGTATGACCCCGGTCCATTGGCTTGTCGGGGGAATAGGCCGAATTCTTCCCCATCCATCATGTAGGATTTGCCGAAAAGAAAGCCGGGGAAAAGCTCGAGCATGAAAGAGACTTTTCCGTCCCACTCAGCTGGCAAGGCCTCGTCTAGGTCTACGGTTATCGAAAAGGATGAATCTTTTGTGGGCTGTATCGTTAGGGTGTAAGAGAATTCAAGATCTGGATACTCGATCGGGTTGAAGCCTTTTCGATTGCGGCTTTCATCCGGATACTTGAAGCGACAGCTGATGGCTCTGGTCTCCGGATCGATGGTGCGCTCGCCAATTTTTGCTGGAATAGGTGACCATTGTCCGGGGATTCGGTCGAGTCGCAGGTCGCCGTTTGTTGCCACTCGCAGTCCATTCTGGATAATGCTCACGCCTCCTTGGTGGCCTTCAGGGTAATAGTCGTGAGCGAGCATGATGTTCAGTCCTTGAGTCTCGAGATACTCGAGCTCGTTTAGCTTGAGATCCTGTGCAGAGGTTAACGCTGGTATCGCGCTCGCGGCGATAATGGGACAGAGTGAAGCGACAGTTCTGAGCATGGGGCAGGGGGTTGAATTAGGGACTACTACAGTGCTCAAACTTGCGAACAAACACAATGCCGTCCTGGATCCTTCCTAAAGAGCAATCTCAAGCGGGACCGCGTTGGCTCTAGCTTTGAAGTTCGCGTGTATCTCCCAAATCGATCCTTGGCCCGAATAGAGTATCTTATTCGAGCCTTAATTTGTAACAACTAAAGATGCCGTATTCGCCTGCCGGCTCCGAAGTCTTTATTCACTGGCTAGGGTTGTTTTCGCCTTAGGCTTGCTTGGTAAAATAATGGATAGGTCTCCGCTCATCAAATTGAACAAGCGCGGAGCGAATTTTTCTACTGCGATGCTTAGGTTCAAAGTGATAAGAAAGGTGAGCGGAACAACCAGAACATCTCTGATAATCGGCGGGTATCCCATCTTTAAAACGATCTCGGTGATGGCCCAGACAACATAAACGTGAAATATGTAAACCGGAAGAGCGTGTGTTCTCCCTAGATTTGCAAGATGGGCGGATCCCTTGAAATTCAAGGATTTTGCGATTATGAACATGCCGATTGCGAACGGTATTGTTCCGATTAGGATCTGGGGAGAGTGCGGGTCTTTTCCTAAGTAGTGCTTTATTCCATACGCCTCAACGATTTGGAGGAGAAATCCCAGCACCACTAAGCATATGGCAAAGCGAATACCCAGATTTGAGTTTCGCAGATGCATTCCAATTATAATGAATCCTATTCCGGATACATATCTGCCGAGTTCTAGACCATAGGGTTCGAATGGGTTGTATACCCCTAGGACTAGGCTCGAAGTTAACGAGATCAATGTGAAAGCTCCGAAGTATCGCGATAACTTCCAGTAGTCGCACGCCAGGAAAAAAAGCAGACAGAACGTTAGGGCGCTCAAAAACCAGAGGTGGTAATAGGTCCCGCCTGTTATTACTTCTATGCTGAAAATCTTCATCAGTGCGTGACGGAGGTCGGTTTGCACTAACACCAACGGGATCAGGAACACTGAGGCGATCGCGAATATAGAACCTGCTCTTATAAGAGACTTCACGCAACGATCTGGCTTGGTCTTGGTCGCCAAAAAGTATCCGGAAACGATAAAGAAGAAAGGAACGGCCCACCGCCCTGAAAGCCTTATTAAAACGCCTGCCCAATCGGGTAAGGTGCGATAGTAGCCGATGTGGAGGCTAATAACTGAAAAACACGCTAGCAGGCGAAAGCTATCGATGCCCTCGTTCCTTGCTGTGTTATCCATTTTTCTTGATCCTTATATTGTAGGTGAAATCTTGTGTTTCAACCGCTTTGCTCATCATTAGGCTGTCTTGATGTGGAACGTCTCTTAGTGAGATATTCTCTCCAAGGCGTTTCTCGTTGAGATTTTGTGTAGGGGCAAGGAAGTATCCTGCACCTGGTTTGGAGACTAAGCAGCCCAAAGTGTGCCAGCTCTACAGAAAGAACGAGCCGTACGAGGCGAGAGCCCTAGGGTAAATATGCTAACTCGAAGAACGAGTGAGGAGTGTTAAGGCTGCCATGTTTCATTTATACACACTAACCTCTTTTATTCGAATCAGATAGAATCGCAACAAAGTGAGGCAGATAAAGATATTCAGTAGGTAGGGGATTGTGATCGATCCGAACAGTAAAGTTCCGAGACCGTAGTGGTCTGAGAGTGTACCTATGAGTGTAGAGAAACCTGCGAGGCTGAGTCCTTGGCACAGGGATGACATGATGGCAAAACTTGCACTACGTAGTTGAGGAGGGATTACGTTGGCTAGCATTGGGAGAATGCACCCGGCGAAGCCGATCGGGAATACTGCGCTGCTGGCGATGGCGACTGCCCAGTCTGCATAGATGTTACTCCAGATCGGAAGGAATTGCATCGCGGTGAGCAGGACGAATGCGATCGTGTAGGCGATCATCAAATACAAACGTCCGGCAAATGGCCAACGTTCTTCCATTCTGTCTCCCAAGAATCCACCCGCGAGGGAACCTACAATCATGAAGATTTTCATTACTCCGATCAGAAAAGCCGCTGACTGTATGGAGTGTCCCCGTTCCTCGGAGAGGAAGGTGGGTAGGAAAACTGGGATCAGCATCCCTGTAGCGAAAATGTGGATAAGCGTGAAGAGAATGAAATGAGGAGTGAGTGCGAGCCGCCCAAACTCACCCCACTTGAAGGGAGCAGACTCGAGTTTCATCTCCCGC
This genomic interval from Pelagicoccus albus contains the following:
- the rph gene encoding ribonuclease PH, with protein sequence MSTFSRPDGRECDALREISFQADFAAHATGSVLVSFGNTKVICGATLEKRVPGWMRAQNVSGGWLTAEYSMLPYSTLDRKQRDSSRGKQDGRGVEIQRLIGRSLRAVIDLQKLPGHTLWVDCDVLQADGGTRTASITGAYLAARMAVQKLIDDGKLKENPFSDSIAAVSVGIYKGQPVLDLPYIEDRDASVDFNVVMTGKGEFVELQGTGEEATFSEQELVKLIALAKKGIKELSTMQTNFLAQRLLGDLKL
- the sucC gene encoding ADP-forming succinate--CoA ligase subunit beta, encoding MNIHEYQAKQLFEEYGIPCPKGSATSSSEEFESCIDSLPEGLVVVKSQIHAGGRGKGTFTDGFKGGVKLAKTKEEAIEYANKMLGNTLVTIQTGEAGRKVQTIYFTEGADIKKEYYLAVLLDRATSRPVVVASTEGGMDIETVAEETPDRIFKVFIDPAYGIADFQLRELVTKLGLSKLESKNAMKLIRNLYTMFWEKDADMIEINPLITTASEDVLALDAKVSFDSNALYRHPEIVALRDLNEEDPKEIEASKFHLSYIALDGNIACLVNGAGLAMSTMDIIKHFGGSPANFLDVGGGATKDQVVAAFKIILGDPNVKGIFVNIFGGIMDCDVIANGIVDAVKEVGLELPLVVRLEGNNVEAGKKTLDSSGLTIVSGDSMADAAQKIANLVA
- the sucD gene encoding succinate--CoA ligase subunit alpha, with amino-acid sequence MSILITPETKIIIQGITGEFGARHARLSIEYGTQVVAGVTPGKGGNTFEHAGVEVPIFNSVAEAAEATGATVSVIFVPPPFAADAILECADAELELAVAITEGIPVRDMVRVKRAMAGSKTRLVGPNCPGLVSPGEGEDSKGGCRIGISPGYIHKKGHVGVVSRSGTLTYEAVYQLTVKDIGQSTCVGIGGDPVNGTSHLDVIKLFNEDPDTHGIILIGEIGGNAEVEAARWIKENCDKPVAGFIAGATAPPGRRMGHAGAIVGGAEDTAAAKIKVFEECGIEVAATPSDMADALLRSAKAKGVTLS
- a CDS encoding DCC1-like thiol-disulfide oxidoreductase family protein, which gives rise to MVAEKNIIFFDGVCGFCDKTVNLLLKLDDRQALYFSPIQGEAAKEILPPERRENVDTISYYNGDRLFYRTDALLEVGKTLGGIWWLFYPLKVIPAEWRDVAYDWFAKRRYRFFGKMDSCRMPTPEERARFLD
- a CDS encoding phosphoenolpyruvate carboxylase, which codes for MPFFEQHITTGLEKIDQDIDFLLACTSEVLEEIGEPELAPLLKRDNSEAGNVPPEKSAQVLSIAFQIMNLVEENVANQGGRRLETSQQVSSDTGSWGYWLKRIQETTPSKGDLLETIKRSSVHPVLTGHPTEAKRPSVLAQHRKLYQLLVELENQMYTPIERGEFRERIKAIIEIIWRSGEILVEKPDVASERDNVLNYLREKFPVAIEISDARFRAAMARAEIEWDESDVSAYPRIRLGSWVGGDRDGHPFVTAQVTEETFAQLRGAALDTLRRKLKQLSKEMALSKLFQSPPAYLLERIIELDPSCKDATAIEEPWKRFAEVIRENLPRSKKGNKGYRQPSGVIADLHLLKKSLEEANAARLAKTYVVPIIRFLDTFGFHMASLDVRQNSGYHDRAMSQLMQAAGIPDAENFSEWSEEKRVAFLSEELTRARPFAQDHGQLELEAREAVGSLMVVANQVRDYGRAAVGQFVISMTRSLSDLLVMYALCREAGLTRMTDKGMICLIPISPLFETLDDLQNSEGIMDAFLSHPVTKASLPWQNRDLDEGFAHYGEPVLDPSAPLTQEAMLGYSDSNKDSGIIASQWGLFNAQSKLIALGKKHGVSIRFFHGRGGTVSRGAGPTHRFLEALPEGSLTPGTRVTEQGEVIAQKYGNFLTAARSLELLVAGSVGPQLSESQNTPTEELTEAMSFLSEYSAEKYRSLLHEEDFLTFYRQATPIDALEQSRIGSRPSRRSGKPSLKDLRAIPWVFSWNQSRFYMPGWYGVGSSLAALKSEKPDLFEALKKSVKTWPFLRYVLYNVENSVESADTLMMKSYADLVSDESIRDKFFKLITDERAATREVLHELMNGPLEKRRPRFFTTLHARDKWLDLLHAQQIELLASWRKSGSEADLRCVLQSINAIAAGLRTTG
- a CDS encoding class I SAM-dependent methyltransferase, whose product is MNLSRLQKNFESLAAEDPLWTVLSDNSKKGGLWDPEEFYQSGEDEIVSLEQRLAHFGISLSGAQALDFGCGVGRLTFPLSRRFDTAIGVDISKSMIAEAENNLGRGKSCKFFLNTNDSLSFLEANSLDFVYSDIVFQHIAPRYSKRYFAEIARALKPGGTFAFQLPSHYTGPSYFRKRFGYFLKRLQQATGSGKAYFEMNGIPLPKLLTFMEQGLSLQLVALWDYPAAGENWQSYLYVFRKPNK